One stretch of Streptomyces sp. 135 DNA includes these proteins:
- a CDS encoding WhiB family transcriptional regulator, with the protein MTELVQELLVEDADEELGWQERALCAQTDPESFFPEKGGSTREAKKVCLACEVRSECLEYALANDERFGIWGGLSERERRRLKKAAV; encoded by the coding sequence ATGACCGAGCTGGTTCAGGAACTGCTGGTCGAGGACGCGGACGAGGAACTCGGCTGGCAGGAGCGCGCGCTGTGCGCCCAGACCGACCCCGAGTCCTTCTTCCCTGAGAAGGGCGGCTCCACCCGCGAGGCCAAGAAGGTCTGTCTCGCCTGTGAGGTCCGCTCAGAATGCCTTGAATACGCACTCGCCAACGACGAACGCTTCGGAATCTGGGGCGGTCTGTCGGAGCGTGAGCGCCGCCGACTGAAGAAGGCAGCGGTGTGA
- a CDS encoding cysteine dioxygenase family protein, with the protein MNSDSDLQIAGDILEVPHLLQPAREHPATVAEFVGLARAIAADRSQWEHLVEYDATSRWYHRLRTGPGYEVWLLSWVPGQGSGLHDHGPSSGVLTLLEGALTEHTERGTRALEAGAQRVFAPGYVHEVVNDSLEPAVSLHIYYPGLTEMPMHSAQCAAHGTGGTGDITEDVVTA; encoded by the coding sequence ATGAACAGCGACAGCGACCTCCAGATCGCCGGCGACATCCTCGAAGTCCCGCACCTCCTGCAGCCCGCCCGCGAGCACCCCGCCACCGTGGCCGAGTTCGTCGGCCTCGCCCGCGCCATCGCCGCCGACCGCTCCCAGTGGGAACACCTCGTCGAGTACGACGCCACCAGCCGCTGGTACCACCGCCTGCGCACCGGGCCCGGCTACGAGGTCTGGCTGCTCTCCTGGGTGCCCGGACAGGGCAGCGGTCTGCACGACCACGGTCCCTCTTCCGGCGTACTCACGCTCCTCGAAGGTGCGTTGACGGAGCACACCGAGCGGGGCACGCGGGCGCTCGAAGCGGGCGCGCAGCGCGTCTTCGCGCCGGGTTACGTCCACGAAGTCGTCAACGACTCCCTCGAACCGGCCGTCAGCCTGCACATCTACTACCCCGGCCTGACCGAGATGCCGATGCACTCGGCCCAGTGCGCCGCCCACGGCACCGGTGGCACCGGCGACATCACAGAGGATGTCGTGACCGCCTGA
- the cofD gene encoding 2-phospho-L-lactate transferase, with the protein MRIVVLAGGIGGARFLRGLKKAAPDADITVIGNTGDDIHLFGLKVCPDLDTVMYTLGGGINEEQGWGRTDETFKVKEELAAYGVGPEWFGLGDRDFATHIVRTQMLGAGYPLSAVTQALCERWQPGVRLIPMSDDRVETHVAVTIDGEQKAVHFQEYWVRLRASVDAHAVVPVGAEQAKPAPGVLEAIAEADVILFPPSNPVVSVGTILAVPGIREAIAEAGVPVVGLSPIVGDSPVRGMADKVLAAVGVETNAAAVAEHYGSGLLDGWLVDSVDAGVVERVESAGIRCRAIPLMMTGVDATAEMAREALALASEVRA; encoded by the coding sequence ATGCGCATTGTGGTTCTGGCCGGCGGCATCGGCGGCGCCCGTTTTCTCCGCGGGCTCAAGAAGGCCGCGCCCGACGCGGACATCACGGTCATCGGCAACACCGGTGACGACATTCACCTGTTCGGGCTGAAGGTCTGCCCCGACCTGGACACCGTGATGTACACGCTCGGCGGCGGCATCAACGAAGAACAGGGCTGGGGACGTACGGACGAGACGTTCAAGGTCAAGGAAGAGCTCGCGGCCTACGGCGTCGGGCCCGAGTGGTTCGGGCTCGGCGACCGGGACTTCGCGACACACATCGTGCGGACCCAGATGCTGGGCGCCGGATATCCGCTCAGCGCCGTCACGCAGGCGCTCTGCGAGCGGTGGCAGCCCGGGGTGCGGCTCATCCCCATGTCCGACGACCGCGTCGAGACCCACGTCGCCGTCACGATCGACGGCGAGCAGAAGGCCGTGCACTTCCAGGAGTACTGGGTGCGGCTGCGTGCCTCCGTGGACGCGCACGCCGTCGTGCCGGTCGGCGCCGAGCAGGCCAAGCCCGCGCCCGGCGTCCTCGAAGCCATCGCCGAGGCCGACGTCATCCTCTTCCCGCCGTCCAACCCCGTCGTCAGCGTCGGGACCATCCTCGCCGTGCCCGGCATCCGCGAGGCGATCGCCGAGGCGGGCGTGCCGGTCGTCGGGCTCTCCCCCATCGTCGGCGACTCACCGGTGCGGGGCATGGCCGACAAGGTGCTGGCCGCCGTCGGCGTGGAGACCAATGCCGCCGCCGTCGCCGAGCACTACGGCAGCGGGCTGCTCGACGGGTGGCTGGTCGACAGCGTCGACGCGGGCGTGGTGGAGCGGGTGGAGAGCGCCGGGATCCGCTGCCGGGCCATTCCACTGATGATGACCGGCGTCGACGCCACGGCCGAGATGGCCCGGGAGGCCCTCGCGCTCGCCTCGGAGGTACGGGCGTGA
- a CDS encoding coenzyme F420-0:L-glutamate ligase gives MTSPSFRVWAVPGLPEVREGDDLAKLIAAAEPGLADGDVLLVTSKIVSKAEGRIVEASDREAAIDAEAVRVVARRGTLRIVENRQGLVMAAAGVDASNTPSGTVLLLPEDPDASARAVRDGVREALGVEVGVIVTDTFGRPWRAGLTDVAIGAAGVRVLDDLRGGVDAYGNPLSATVVATGDELAAAGDLVKGKAAGLPVAVVRGLGHAVVGDSAPDAGARALVRDARDDMFRLGTSEAVREAVALRRTVREFTDQEVDPGAVRRAVAAAVTAPAPHHTTPWRFVLLESAAARSALLDAMRDAWIADLRRDGKSEESIAKRVRRGDVLRKAPLLVVPCMVMDGSHTYGDARRDGAERDMFVVAAGAGVQNFLVALAGERLGSAWVSSTMFCRDVVREVLELPGGWEPMGAVAVGHPAGAPPARGERDVGGFIAVR, from the coding sequence GTGACCTCACCGTCCTTCCGGGTGTGGGCCGTCCCCGGGCTGCCCGAGGTGCGGGAAGGCGACGACCTCGCCAAGCTGATCGCGGCCGCCGAACCGGGGCTCGCCGACGGTGACGTCCTGCTCGTCACGTCGAAGATCGTCAGCAAGGCCGAGGGGCGGATCGTCGAGGCGAGCGACCGCGAGGCGGCCATCGACGCGGAGGCCGTGCGGGTCGTCGCGCGGCGCGGGACCCTGCGGATCGTGGAGAACCGCCAGGGGCTCGTGATGGCCGCGGCCGGTGTCGACGCGTCGAACACTCCGTCAGGGACGGTGTTGCTGCTGCCCGAGGATCCCGACGCCTCCGCTCGCGCCGTGCGGGACGGGGTGCGCGAAGCGCTGGGGGTCGAGGTCGGCGTCATCGTCACGGATACGTTCGGGCGGCCTTGGCGCGCCGGGCTCACCGATGTCGCCATCGGGGCGGCGGGGGTGCGGGTGCTCGATGATCTGCGGGGCGGGGTGGACGCGTACGGCAATCCGCTGAGCGCGACCGTTGTCGCCACGGGCGACGAGCTGGCCGCCGCGGGGGACCTCGTCAAGGGCAAGGCCGCGGGGCTGCCGGTCGCCGTCGTGCGGGGGCTGGGGCATGCCGTGGTCGGTGACTCCGCCCCCGACGCCGGGGCGCGGGCCTTGGTGCGTGACGCGCGGGACGACATGTTCCGGCTCGGGACGTCCGAAGCGGTGCGGGAAGCGGTGGCGCTGCGGCGGACCGTGCGGGAGTTCACGGACCAGGAGGTCGATCCCGGGGCCGTGCGGCGCGCCGTCGCCGCGGCGGTCACCGCGCCGGCGCCGCATCACACGACGCCGTGGCGGTTCGTGCTGCTGGAGTCCGCGGCGGCGCGGAGTGCGTTGCTGGACGCGATGCGGGACGCGTGGATCGCGGATCTGCGGCGGGACGGGAAGTCCGAGGAGTCCATCGCCAAGCGGGTGCGGCGCGGGGACGTGTTGCGCAAGGCGCCGCTGCTGGTCGTGCCGTGCATGGTGATGGACGGTTCCCATACGTACGGGGACGCGCGGCGGGACGGGGCCGAGCGGGACATGTTCGTGGTCGCGGCGGGGGCCGGGGTGCAGAACTTTCTCGTGGCGTTGGCCGGGGAGCGGCTTGGGTCGGCCTGGGTCTCTTCGACGATGTTCTGTCGGGATGTCGTGCGGGAGGTTCTTGAGTTGCCGGGGGGATGGGAGCCGATGGGGGCGGTGGCTGTGGGGCACCCGGCGGGGGCGCCTCCCGCTCGGGGGGAGCGGGATGTGGGGGGCTTTATCGCTGTTCGGTGA